The proteins below come from a single Drosophila suzukii chromosome X, CBGP_Dsuzu_IsoJpt1.0, whole genome shotgun sequence genomic window:
- the LOC108005385 gene encoding uncharacterized protein has translation MHKNHSVISQDPKMASLTLHLIVIALLASTALSTATTPATTTVTRQRGRGGVAFQGEGLARPTGGVAVSTTSTEAPTLRAPRQRRPPTTQSIDVTVTVTPIRSRGRGGSAATPLPPVTTTTTTTAARVLQRRRSSTSSTTTTTTTTAGTPAAGRSSRDRGSVRGPRQPRDTPDTSIRRSWQSAQPTATPYRPTSSPSFISSSSSSSTSSTTSNRGALKTPRMIQRLVAGHIHNAQGHSTYEVSAVSANSSSSSYGPSTTERSTTSSSTSSSTTPTTTTTARQPPVRSKASSSYRLAKPSTRPRLSSTAAPTRFSNPPSTSRTTTPLPPPKSNTPNPFRGQEFDDDDEALLNEPDDFDNWDNGILRLSAGSGKEAEAPAKKPPKEDQKKTLADQVRDGKYGLIEKELFRRVPKRPGVLSYARNSEVPLDNERNYGGLNEEDIWLAEDHLLVIKGGALNEEADDNQQGPWPAIDDYDAPGRQIKLPANPAVPPPFPVQLEPHGPLQLIRDNQLEILRPATGNATLSAKGAHHQGHQGAAGENLASHPAARTGAIAASPAAKSADAQAPAYVYPAPYAPWLLYPNDSVASQGLLRTPPLLGPWLINGLNGNGSLVGDSPLPGNVSDFDEDDPSLYYPPAYTFVYKSNYSNPVPPGPLVPGIVLPPPPDHFSRLEGSVASRRPSTTSSTTTTSSTTSSTTTTSTSTTTTTSRPPVQLPAIRTSYKPKYNGITYLPPPPRQSSPKYVERVPVPVAVPIPIYPVNYTPRPQLVFVPSSTEGSRQEPPLDPPLSKSNPIYYEYFEAKRQPGSIKSNVIDDFLATKPPKRHHHNHNNNVSPHHHQREHLQHYKASPSPANDVAPEVVNITPKPRTAQLQLHAEYEASLGQLLRSNLISPPAGVNVSPGRFQAPDFDKQPFLPMVNYSADEQDQNAFKAIVYQPPGQRQRHLRVGKQQLQLDTSLEASPPDSYLPGRHFRVGKQQHQQQQLQQLQQQPQIYEPQIYSTPVPQFVDDPQQLRPPSPVQSNPLQFWQRPPPQFKRVRPSSKQGHPHSHPHAHPHYPPYYVPGYPSAPSAEPLYRLVPVAQHKHWRNKQPQPQQQVQSQPIQVQAQNQGYPDRSVNIGHSLAGDILVNYNTNNQFNPQAELVPQAQLAAPPPPLSYQAQSGQPLWSDRESRDRDRDRERSVRQSREQQQQ, from the exons ATGGCATCGTTAACCTTGCACTTGATAGTGATAGCTCTGCTGGCGTCGACTGCGCTGTCGACAGCAACAACACCAGCAACAACCACAGTGACGCGACAGCGCGGCAGGGGCGGCGTCGCCTTCCAGGGGGAGGGGTTAGCTAGGCCGACAGGGGGCGTGGCCGTATCCACGACCAGCACAGAGGCGCCGACGTTGAGGGCGCCGCGGCAGCGTCGTCCGCCCACGACGCAATCGATCGATGTGACGGTGACGGTGACCCCGATTCGCAGTCGCGGTCGCGGCGGCAGCGCAGCGACGCCTCTGCCGCCGgtcacaacaacaacaacaacaacagctgcTCGGGTGTTGCAGCGACGACGCAGCAGCACTTCCagcacaacaacaaccacaacaacaacagcgggCACTCCTGCAGCTGGAAGGTCTTCCAGGGATCGAGGGAGTGTGAGGGGGCCGCGACAACCGCGGGATACGCCGGATACCAGTATTCGACGCAGTTGGCAGTCCGCCCAGCCCACCGCCACCCCCTACCGGCCCACTTCCAGTCCCAGTTTCATTTCCAGTTCCAGTTCCAGCTCCACTTCCAGTACGACTTCCAATCGAGGCGCACTTAAAAC GCCACGCATGATCCAGCGCCTGGTGGCCGGTCACATCCACAACGCCCAGGGACACTCCACCTACGAGGTGTCGGCGGTGAGTGCCAACAGCTCCTCATCCAGCTATGGTCCCTCGACGACGGAGAGGAGTACCACATCCTCCTCTACCTCCTCCTCCACGACGCCCACGACGACGACGACTGCGAGGCAACCTCCTGTGAGGAGCAAGGCAAGCAGCAGCTACCGCCTGGCCAAACCTTCGACCAGGCCGAGATTAAGCAGCACAGCGGCCCCTACGAGATTTAGTAATCCGCCAAGCACCTCGAGAACCACCACCCCACTGCCTCCCCCCAAATCCAACACCCCCAATCCCTTCAGGGGACAGGAGTTCGACGATGACGATGAGGCCCTGCTAAACGAACCCGACGACTTCGACAACTGGGACAATGGCATCCTGCGGCTGAGTGCCGGATCCGGCAAGGAAGCAGAGGCTCCGGCCAAGAAACCGCCCAAGGAGGACCAGAAGAAGACGCTGGCCGACCAGGTGAGGGACGGCAAGTACGGCCTGATCGAGAAGGAGCTCTTCCGCCGGGTGCCCAAACGGCCAGGGGTGCTGAGCTATGCCCGCAACTCGGAGGTGCCGCTGGACAACGAACGGAACTATGGCGGGCTGAACGAGGAGGACATCTGGCTGGCGGAGGATCACCTGCTGGTGATCAAGGGCGGCGCCCTAAATGAGGAGGCCGACGACAACCAGCAGGGTCCCTGGCCGGCCATCGATGACTACGATGCGCCCGGGAGACAGATCAAACTGCCAGCAAATCCCGCCGTGCCGCCTCCCTTTCCCGTGCAGCTCGAGCCGCACGGGCCGCTGCAGCTTATCCGAGATAATCAACTCGAGATCCTCCGTCCGGCGACTGGCAATGCAACGCTATCCGCTAAGGGAGCCCACCACCAGGGCCACCAAGGCGCCGCCGGTGAAAATCTCGCATCGCATCCTGCTGCCCGGACGGGAGCGATTGCAGCATCTCCGGCAGCTAAGTCCGCAGATGCCCAGGCCCCGGCCTACGTCTATCCGGCGCCCTATGCCCCCTGGCTGCTCTACCCCAACGACTCGGTGGCGTCCCAGGGTCTGTTGAGGACTCCACCGCTCCTGGGTCCCTGGCTGATCAACGGGCTGAATGGCAATGGTTCGCTGGTGGGGGATTCTCCGCTCCCAGGCAATGTTAGCGACTTCGACGAGGATGATCCCTCGTTGTATTATCCGCCGGCCTATACGTTTGTCTACAAGAGCAACTACTCGAATCCAGTGCCACCGGGTCCTTTGGTTCCTGGCATAGTTCTGCCCCCGCCGCCGGATCACTTCAGTCGACTGGAGGGCAGTGTGGCCAGCAGGAGACCTTCGACCACGAGCAGCACCACAACTACGAGCAGTACGACCAGCAGTACAACGACCACCAGCACCAGCACCACCACTACCACCTCACGACCTCCAGTGCAGCTGCCTGCCATTCGCACCTCCTACAAGCCCAAATACAATGGGATCACCTACCTGCCGCCGCCGCCTAGGCAGAGTTCACCCAAGTATGTGGAGCGGGTGCCCGTTCCGGTGGCAGTGCCCATACCCATCTACCCAGTCAACTATACGCCGCGTCCCCAGCTGGTCTTCGTGCCCAGTTCCACGGAGGGCAGTCGCCAGGAGCCGCCGCTGGACCCACCGCTCTCCAAGTCCAATCCCATTTACTACGAATACTTTGAGGCCAAGCGGCAGCCGGGATCGATCAAATCCAATGTCATCGATGACTTCCTGGCCACCAAGCCGCCCAAGCGGCATCACCATAATCATAACAACAATGTGTCCCCACATCATCACCAGCGGGAGCACCTGCAGCACTACAAGGCATCGCCCAGTCCGGCCAACGATGTGGCCCCCGAGGTGGTCAACATCACGCCCAAACCGAGGACCGCCCAGCTGCAGCTCCATGCGGAGTACGAGGCCTCCCTGGGCCAGCTGCTCAGGAGCAACCTCATCTCGCCCCCGGCAGGAGTCAATGTCAGTCCGGGGCGCTTCCAG GCTCCCGACTTCGACAAGCAGCCCTTCCTGCCCATGGTGAACTACAGTGCGGATGAGCAGGACCAGAACGCCTTCAAGGCGATAGTCTACCAGCCTCCTGGCCAGCGACAGCGTCACCTGCGGGTGGGCAAACAGCAGCTGCAGCTGGACACCTCCTTGGAGGCCTCTCCACCGGATTCCTACCTGCCAGGACGCCACTTCCGGGTGGGcaagcagcagcaccagcagcagcagctccagcAACTCCAGCAGCAGCCACAGATCTACGAGCCTCAGATCTACAGCACGCCAGTGCCCCAGTTTGTGGACGATCCACAGCAGCTGAGGCCCCCATCCCCTGTCCAGTCGAATCCCCTCCAATTCTGGCAGCGACCACCGCCGCAATTCAAGCGGGTTCGACCCAGCAGCAAACAGGGACACCCTCATTCCCATCCCCATGCCCATCCCCACTATCCGCCGTACTATGTGCCAGGCTATCCCAGTGCCCCTTCGGCGGAACCCCTATACCGTCTGGTGCCCGTGGCCCAGCACAAACACTGGAGGAACAAGCAGCcccagccgcagcagcaggtGCAGTCCCAGCCCATCCAGGTGCAGGCCCAGAATCAGGGCTATCCCGACCGGAGCGTGAACATAGGCCACAGCCTCGCCGGCGACATTCTCGTGAACTACAACACAAACAACCAGTTCAATCCGCAggcggaactggtgccccagGCCCAGTTGGCGGCACCGCCTCCACCGCTATCCTATCAGGCCCAAAGTGGTCAACCCTTGTGGTCCGATAGGGAATCCCGGGATCGGGATCGGGACAGGGAGCGATCGGTGAGGCAGTCGAgggaacagcagcagcagtaa